The Stratiformator vulcanicus genome has a segment encoding these proteins:
- the rplD gene encoding 50S ribosomal protein L4 codes for MTETISQDIKVPVKTASGGDAGSYEFASTDLAAGINKQLLHDVVVMYLANKRLGSAQTKSRGMVAGSKKKMYRQKGTGNARAGSKRSPIRKGGGHTFAKVPRDFSYRLPKKAVRLATRMALLSKFIDDQATVIEDLPCSEYKTKTVTAALEALGLSEKSCLLVIGSHDPVLWGSARNIATLETSPACDLNAYDLLRQRNLLITSDALDRMLGKKPLRDEEAQTQPEGSAA; via the coding sequence ATGACTGAGACAATCAGCCAAGATATCAAGGTGCCGGTCAAAACCGCTTCGGGCGGTGATGCGGGCTCGTACGAGTTCGCATCGACTGATCTGGCCGCGGGCATCAACAAACAGTTGCTGCACGACGTGGTGGTGATGTATCTCGCCAACAAACGCCTTGGTTCGGCTCAGACAAAATCGCGCGGCATGGTCGCCGGTTCGAAAAAGAAGATGTATCGCCAGAAAGGCACCGGTAATGCCCGGGCCGGCTCGAAGCGAAGCCCGATCCGCAAGGGTGGTGGTCACACCTTCGCCAAAGTCCCTCGAGACTTCAGTTATCGGCTGCCCAAGAAGGCCGTTCGGCTGGCCACGCGGATGGCGCTGCTGAGTAAATTCATTGACGATCAGGCGACGGTCATCGAGGACCTACCCTGCTCGGAATACAAAACAAAAACGGTCACCGCCGCCCTAGAGGCGCTGGGGCTTTCCGAAAAAAGCTGTCTGTTGGTGATCGGGTCTCATGACCCGGTGCTTTGGGGTTCGGCTCGAAACATCGCCACGTTGGAGACTTCGCCAGCCTGTGATCTGAACGCGTACGATCTGCTTCGGCAACGAAATTTGCTGATCACCAGTGACGCGCTCGATCGGATGCTCGGCAAGAAGCCGTTGCGAGACGAAGAAGCACAAACGCAGCCCGAAGGTTCGGCGGCGTAA
- the rplW gene encoding 50S ribosomal protein L23: MDPYQVIIRPLVTEKGTHLSERFNAYTFEVHARAEKPDIRRAVEEIWSVRVVKVRTQNRKGKPRRHKMAIGHTRKWKKAIVELHEEDRIAFF, from the coding sequence ATGGATCCGTACCAGGTTATCATCCGTCCGCTCGTCACGGAAAAGGGCACTCACCTTTCGGAACGGTTTAACGCCTACACTTTTGAAGTCCATGCACGGGCCGAAAAGCCCGACATCCGGCGGGCCGTTGAAGAAATCTGGAGCGTGCGTGTCGTCAAAGTCCGCACGCAGAATCGGAAGGGCAAGCCGAGACGCCATAAGATGGCGATCGGCCATACCCGCAAGTGGAAAAAAGCGATCGTTGAACTGCACGAAGAAGACCGCATCGCATTCTTTTAA